GATGAGGTGAGAAGTGAAGAAAAGAATAGAAGTTAAGATTTACGGCATAGTCCAGGGAGTGGGTTTTAGATTCTACGCTCAGTTTCGTGCCCTTGAACTGGGTATAAAAGGATATGTGAAGAATAATCCCGACGGAAGTGTTACCTTTGTTGGAGAAGGAGATGAGGAGGATTTAAAGAAAATGATTGAGTATTTAAAAAAGGGACCCACAGGAGCTGTTGTTCAAAAGGTGGATGTTGTCTGGAAAGATTCAAAGAATGAATTTAAGGATTTCAGGATAAGACTATGATGAAGGAAGAATTTATTGAGTTCCTTAAACAGAAAAAGAAAATTGTTGACGAAGAACTGGATAGGATTCTTGAAAGGATAAAGACAAGCCCAATATATCCAGCCATTTCCTATTCTATTAAGAGTGGAGGAAAGAGATTGAGACCTGTGCTCCTTATGGCTTCATATTCCTCTTTTAGTGAAGAGAATGAGAAAAAAACTCTTCCATTTGCCGTTGGCATTGAACTGATTCACACATACTCCCTCATTCACGATGACTTACCTGCAATGGATAATGCAGATACAAGAAGAGGTAAGCCATCTTTACATAAAGTTTTTGGTGAGGACCTTGCAATCCTATCTGGAGATGCTCTTCTAACCCTTGCCTTTGAGGTTATGAGCAGTGTGGATACTATAAAACCAGAACTTACATTAAAATGTATAAATGAGGTAGCAAAGAATGCTGGCATTGAAGGAATGGTTGGCGGGCAGGTTATGGATGTAATGACATCTCCAGACGAAACTGATGAGGAACTTATATACTATATACACTCTAAAAAAACAGGAGCATTGATAAAAACTGCATTAAAAATCGGTGTTATCCTTGCTGAGAGGGGAGAGAAAGAGATAAGTGTAATTGAAAAGTTTGGTGAAAAAGTAGGGCTAAGTTATCAGATTCTTGATGACATAGAAGATGCAAGGAAAGGAACTGAAGATGAGGATAGACTTACATTTCCAAAGATGTTTGGTATAGAAAAGTCAAAGGAAATTGCATCTAATCTATTAAACGAAGCCCAAGATGTGTTAAAAGAGTTATCCCTCAAAAACAATATACTTTTCTCATTTGTGGAGTATCTAAAATCATGGCTATCTTAGATAGAGTTAACTATCCAGCAGATTTAAAAAAGTTAAGTATATACGAACTTAAACAACTCTCCGAAGAGATAAGAGATTACATAAAAAGAGTGGTGGGAGAGGGAGGAGGACATCTTGCATCAAATCTTGGAGTGGTAGAACTCACAATATCACTTCTCTACACACTAAATCCACCAAAGGACAAAATAATGTTTGATGTGGGTCATCAATGTTATACTTTTAAAATTCTAACTGGAAGGAAGGAACGATTCCCGAAGATAAGAAAGAGTGATGGTATCTCGGGATTCATTGCACCAGATGAAAGTGAATACGATTTATTCTATGTTGGGCACGCTTCCAATTCCCTTTCACTGGTTCTTGGTCTTGCTGCAAGCAGGGATCTCAAGGGAGAAAAATACAAAATAGTTGATGTTATAGGAGATGGTGCCTTAACCGGTGGTGAAGCATGGGAGGCACTCAACAATCTGGGACATTTAAAAAAGGATGTAATGATTGTGTTGAATGACAACGAGATGTCCATAGCAAAGAATGTAGGTGCAATATCAAGTTACTTCTCAAAACTTAGAGCCCAGAAACCCTATAGAAATGCTGTAAAGAGCATAAATGAAAAACTCTCTAAAAGAGGGAAACTTGGAAAAGGCGTGGTTGACTTCCTTGAAAAAACAAAACTTATATTAAAGCAAGCTATAATACCCGGAATGCTCTTTGAAGAACTCGGAATCCTTTACTTTGGTCCCTTTGACGGACATAATATTCCTCTACTTATAGAGGTTTTCTCAAAAATCAAAGATTTAGATGTTCCAAGAATTGTTCATGTTATCACCAAGAAGGGAAAAGGTCTTCACTTTGCAGAGGAGAATCCCGAGGTTTACCATTCATCACCTGCCTTTTTGAAGGAGATTAAAAAGAAGAGAACCTTTTCAAAGGTCTTCGGCGAAGAGATGGTGAAAATTGGAGAAAGAAGAAAAGATGTAGTTGCCATAACTGCCGCGATGGAACTTGGCACAGGACTTAAGGACTTCAAGGAAAGATTCCCAGAAAGATTTTTTGATGTGGGAATTGCAGAACAACATGCTGTAAGTTTTGCCTCAGGACTCTCAAAGGGTGGAACAATCCCTGTTGTGGCAATATACTCAACTTTCCTTCAGAGAGCGTTGGATCAGATAATCCTTGATGTCGGACTCCAGAAAAATAAGGTGATATTTGCAGTTGATAGAGCAGGGCTTGTGCCTGGAGATGGCCCCACTCATCAGGGAATTTTTGACCTATCTTACTTTTCCTTCTTTAAAGATTTTATTCTCATGAGCCCAAAGGATGGAAACGAACTTTCCCGCATGCTCAATTTTGCTCTTCAGACAGAGAATACATGCGTGATAAGGTATCCTAAGGATAGCGCAGATAATCTCCCAATAGATACTGATCTAACACCATATAGGGCAGAGGTCTTATCAGAGGGAGATGATCTACTAATAATCTCTCTTGGAAAGATGTCTTATTACGCCTATAACATCCTTGAATCTCTTCATGAAGAAGGCATATACCCGATGGTTTTGAATATGAGATTCGCAAATCCACTTGATATTGATACTGTATTGAAGTATGCGAGGAAGATAAAAAAGGTATTAATTGTTGAAGACCATTTCCAGTTTGGTGGTATTGGAACAAGAATTAAACCTGTTTTAATGGATATAACTGGAATAAAAATAAAACATCTTGCAGTAACTGAAACTTATCCTCCTGTGGGAACAAGGGAGGAACTATTGAAGAGATACAAACTTAATGAAGAGGGAATAAAGGAGGAGTGTGAAAGGATAGTTGGAAAGAAAATACCGACTTGACAAATATCTCGTCAAGATAGGTTTGTTTCCCTCAAGGGAAAAGGCAAAGGAGGCGATTAAGAATGGGGAGGTGTATGTGAATGGAAAGTTGATTACAAAAGGTGGGATGTATATAAGAGAAAGTTCAAAAATAGAGGTAATGAGTCCAAAAATCTATGTAAGCAGAGCAGGGGAAAAATTAAGAGAGGCGATTCTTTTCTTTAATATAGAGATTCAGAATAAGATCGCATTGGATATTGGTGCAGGAACAGGGGGATTTACAGAGGTTCTACTTGAAAATGGAATAAATAGGGTGTATGCAGTTGATGTTGGAA
The Caldisericia bacterium DNA segment above includes these coding regions:
- a CDS encoding acylphosphatase — encoded protein: MKKRIEVKIYGIVQGVGFRFYAQFRALELGIKGYVKNNPDGSVTFVGEGDEEDLKKMIEYLKKGPTGAVVQKVDVVWKDSKNEFKDFRIRL
- a CDS encoding polyprenyl synthetase family protein — encoded protein: MMKEEFIEFLKQKKKIVDEELDRILERIKTSPIYPAISYSIKSGGKRLRPVLLMASYSSFSEENEKKTLPFAVGIELIHTYSLIHDDLPAMDNADTRRGKPSLHKVFGEDLAILSGDALLTLAFEVMSSVDTIKPELTLKCINEVAKNAGIEGMVGGQVMDVMTSPDETDEELIYYIHSKKTGALIKTALKIGVILAERGEKEISVIEKFGEKVGLSYQILDDIEDARKGTEDEDRLTFPKMFGIEKSKEIASNLLNEAQDVLKELSLKNNILFSFVEYLKSWLS
- a CDS encoding 1-deoxy-D-xylulose-5-phosphate synthase: MAILDRVNYPADLKKLSIYELKQLSEEIRDYIKRVVGEGGGHLASNLGVVELTISLLYTLNPPKDKIMFDVGHQCYTFKILTGRKERFPKIRKSDGISGFIAPDESEYDLFYVGHASNSLSLVLGLAASRDLKGEKYKIVDVIGDGALTGGEAWEALNNLGHLKKDVMIVLNDNEMSIAKNVGAISSYFSKLRAQKPYRNAVKSINEKLSKRGKLGKGVVDFLEKTKLILKQAIIPGMLFEELGILYFGPFDGHNIPLLIEVFSKIKDLDVPRIVHVITKKGKGLHFAEENPEVYHSSPAFLKEIKKKRTFSKVFGEEMVKIGERRKDVVAITAAMELGTGLKDFKERFPERFFDVGIAEQHAVSFASGLSKGGTIPVVAIYSTFLQRALDQIILDVGLQKNKVIFAVDRAGLVPGDGPTHQGIFDLSYFSFFKDFILMSPKDGNELSRMLNFALQTENTCVIRYPKDSADNLPIDTDLTPYRAEVLSEGDDLLIISLGKMSYYAYNILESLHEEGIYPMVLNMRFANPLDIDTVLKYARKIKKVLIVEDHFQFGGIGTRIKPVLMDITGIKIKHLAVTETYPPVGTREELLKRYKLNEEGIKEECERIVGKKIPT